One window from the genome of Nicotiana sylvestris chromosome 9, ASM39365v2, whole genome shotgun sequence encodes:
- the LOC104213833 gene encoding 11S globulin seed storage protein 2-like, with amino-acid sequence MAVTTRLLLALLLSAFLLSATNAVRDYQGQQGRQEGQRGTRLTEAQQCRLTRLTASQPTNRIESEGGVTELWDENEEQFQCAGVAPMRNVIRRNSLSLPNFHPMPRLVYIERGQGLIGITYPGCAETFQSQSQTFQAGREPREERGQGRRSDQHQKVHRIRQGDVVALPAGAAHWCYNDGEEELVAVSINDLNHRSNQLDQNLRAFYLAGGVPESGRQQTQAGQRLQSRQRFQNIFRAFDTELMAEAFNIPAEIVRRMQEEQSERGLIVNVREGMRMIRPDEEEGEFEEEQGRPRRGQQWWEEATGNGLEENICTMKIRTNLEHRTQADIFSRQAGKINHVNRHKLPILKYMDMSASRGTLYPNALLTPHWSVNSHCVVYVQRGEAHVQVVDHSGQQVMNDRVNQGEMFVVPQYFASTVRAGQNGLEFVVWRTSSEPMNSQLAGYTSVIRAMPVEVLTNAYQISPNEAQRLKMNRGGESFLLSPQRRSI; translated from the exons ATGGCGGTCACTACTAGACTCCTCTTAGCTTTACTCCTCTCTGCTTTTCTCTTGTCCGCAACAAATGCAGTTCGAGACTATCAGGGCCAGCAAGGCCGTCAGGAGGGTCAGAGAGGCACTCGTCTCACTGAAGCTCAACAATGCCGTTTAACAAGGCTCACTGCTAGCCAGCCCACTAACAGAATTGAGTCAGAGGGCGGCGTCACTGAGCTGTGGGACGAGAACGAGGAGCAATTCCAGTGCGCTGGAGTTGCTCCCATGAGGAATGTCATCCGTCGCAACTCTCTTTCTCTTCCCAATTTCCATCCCATGCCTCGCTTGGTTTACATTGAGCGTGGCCAGGGATTGATTGGCATTACTTACCCTGGTTGTGCTGAGACTTTCCAGTCTCAGTCCCAGACCTTCCAGGCTGGCCGAGAGCCAAGGGAAGAGAGGGGCCAAGGCCGCAGAAGTGACCAACACCAGAAGGTCCACCGCATTCGCCAAGGAGATGTCGTGGCACTTCCCGCTGGCGCTGCTCATTGGTGCTATAATGATGGTGAGGAAGAGCTTGTCGCCGTCTCTATCAATGACCTCAACCACCGCTCCAACCAGCTTGATCAGAACTTGAGG GCATTCTACTTGGCTGGTGGAGTACCAGAAAGTGGAAGGCAACAAACCCAAGCAGGTCAAAGACTACAGAGCAGGCAGAGGTTTCAGAACATTTTCCGTGCTTTCGACACAGAATTGATGGCCGAGGCCTTCAACATCCCAGCCGAGATTGTAAGGAGGATGCAAGAAGAGCAGAGCGAACGTGGACTAATTGTCAATGTGAGGGAAGGAATGAGAATGATTAGGCCcgacgaagaagaaggagaattcgAAGAAGAGCAAGGGCGACCAAGACGAGGACAGCAATGGTGGGAGGAAGCAACTGGAAATGGCTTGGAAGAAAACATTTGCACAATGAAAATCCGCACCAACCTTGAACACCGAACACAAGCTGATATCTTCTCCAGGCAAGCTGGAAAAATTAACCATGTCAATCGCCATAAACTTCCCATCCTTAAATACATGGACATGAGTGCCTCTAGAGGCACCCTCTATCCG AATGCATTGTTGACCCCACATTGGTCAGTGAACAGCCACTGCGTGGTATACGTTCAAAGAGGAGAGGCACACGTGCAAGTAGTAGACCACAGCGGACAACAAGTGATGAACGACAGGGTGAACCAGGGAGAAATGTTTGTGGTTCCTCAGTACTTCGCCTCAACAGTGAGGGCAGGACAGAATGGACTTGAATTTGTAGTGTGGAGGACAAGCAGTGAACCAATGAACAGCCAGCTTGCAGGTTACACATCAGTGATTAGagccatgcctgttgaggtcctCACCAATGCCTACCAGATTTCTCCAAATGAAGCACAACGATTGAAGATGAACAGGGGTGGAGAAAGCTTCCTTCTATCTCCTCAGCGAAGGTCCATCTAA